The following DNA comes from Papaver somniferum cultivar HN1 chromosome 4, ASM357369v1, whole genome shotgun sequence.
ATTTTTTCTGTCAGTAGAATACAATCCATTTGCGATAACAATTGTTTGGACACTAATAGTTCTAAAGGTAAAATTCTTATTTGACGGGCATTCATTTCGGTAACAAACTAATTTTGTCAGTGTAAGATATATCCAGGGATAAAAGTCTCGGATTGTTAGCAATAATATGTTTGGAGACTATAATTTTCCTTTGTCGCTAAAAACCAATTCTGTGACCGAAATAATTAGTCACAAAGAAATATTTAGAGACGGAGACAGGATTGGTCACTATATTTGGTCACAAAATTTTTCAGTGACAACTTTAAAGACTAAATTTACCATTTGACgccaaaaatatatatatgctGACCAAAAAAATATTCCTCCATAAACACTATATTTGTAGAAAAAATTTTACTGGTCACATAAAATTTTGTCACTAAATGTGTGTTTTGTTGTAGtgtacatctccaactgccacaatgggagcatcatagccattaacaacatatactcatgattgaaaatcacgtgcttgaaaaatagctcgcatagcaattttccaccataagtaattagagccatcgaagactggtggtatgttaatagagatagcacctctgtccatagagtcagatcgctacaaacacagacttgtaaggtcttaaacgtgtttgcctgctctgttaccaattgaaaaacgggggtctaacaacaccacccaatatttctcttagaaatctgtatggacaaactcgaatatacttttaagagaatcaacaagactcaataaattaaaagtatatcaacgagtttatatctcttttcttgatttgatttactcaagcaagaactgcgagttctaatcaaatacaaggaataacttggatggtaccaaagaccaatatccaaggatcaaacaatatcaatcaacaaccaaaggtcgtatttccaattaattgattcaaacacataacctgtattatttcaattatataaacatatataatgcgaaaatagaaataacactgacaccagaaattttgttaacgaggaaaccgcaaatgcagaaaaaccccgggacctagttcagattgaacacacactgtattaagccgctacaaacactagcctactccaaactaacttcaaactggactgtagttgaaccccaatcagtctcccactgatccaaggtacaattatactccttatgcctctgatcccagcgggatgctgcgcacttgatttagctgatctcacccaaaactaagagtttctacgacccaaagtcgaagacttgacaataaacaattatgtctcacacagacaagtctatcaaaggattaatctgtctcccacagataaaccctaaaaggttttgttccgtcttttgataataatcaaggtgaacaggaatcaattgataatccggtcttatattcccgaagaacatcctagagttatcaatcacctcacaacaatcttaatcgtatggtagcgaaacaagatgttgcgaaatcacagacaatgagacgaggatgtttgtgattactttttatatcttgcctgtcggagatatcaatctcaagccaatcaatctgattgtactcgtacgatagaagatgcaagatcagatcacacaactacaataaaagtagtatcggtctggcttcacaatcccaatgaagtatttaagtcgttaacctggttttagaagaagaaaaccaaagtttaaagaagaaccgactctagtacgcaaactagtatcacagtgaggtgtggggattagttttgcacagatactagagttccccttatatagtcttttaaatcagggttttcaattaagttaccttggtaacaaagcaatcaatatccaccattagatgaaaacctgatttagattcaagttaatatttctcaaccgttagatcgaaaacttagcttgttacacacacttgacaatgcacgcttctaggtttgttaaccgtacccaaacgtatgcacttgttggttcaacaatagttaaccaaaaggttagtcatatgatcatttcatatcaaccacgttcttcttcaccataactagttcaaatgacttcaaatgaactagttagagagttgttcaattgcaaggaaatctcatgtactacacaagacacaattgaagcaaagatgatttgattcactcgagtcggttcatgaacttttatagccacggtttgcaaactgcattccttagtctttttaagtttaagttcagaaatcatcttcagatatataaccttctcaagttcgcagactaggttcgcggacttaagttaccgggcagagtttacaaactccagcagaaattctcgggtatgagaacttcgccggttcgcggactgggttcgcggactgagttcatggacttagtttcatgcaagtagtttgtcaactccagtagaaattctcgggtttgagagcttcggcagttcgcggactgagttcgcaaactttggttcaaggaatatgacgtatatataaatgtgtttccacaacaatgcttatgtacaccattggttatgtaatctaaactctcatttcaatcattgaaacattcttagaggacattatatagttgttacaccatttctagtCGAAGAAATttttaagatgattgaaacatatcatgactttcgtcacatggtaaagataaacttgattaaagcgaaaagcttaccaactcatatttcgagatatagataggcgaggtatactcggctcgaaataccaaatgtgtataatcaaagtctatacatatatatatataccatacgacttcttgtttcaaagagtaggagatagagcagatagacttttgagtgatagataagttcaagtcttcacatacctttttgttgagaagttccaccggttccttgattagttcttctacttgtatgatgaatctccatgaagtccctGAGCTCAACtaaattttctatcctagtctgagacttagctataatagactacaaatcaagacttatagttttgatcactaacattgacaaacatgcttgagatagcaacgcatgcgagttcgaccgagcaatgctctaacaataacattGAACAAAACGTTAAAAATATTAAGAGGAAATTTATCTTGCGGCGACTATTCTAATTCATTCTCCATATCTCACTTTCAACTATAATACTTCTAGTTTCAGGGAACATGTAGCACCTTTTATCCAACCTTACATATGCTTCTAATATATTCGGTTCATAATTTACTAAAAACTACACAAGTTTTGGTCGAAGATctcatagcttcatctaatttaACAAAATATCTACTAGGTATtctatcatcaaaatacaaccTTTGAATATGTTATCCTATGTATAAACTTttgaaaacatttttcttaaaagGAATATTTCTTTCCATTTCAAAACACCCAAGAtgaaattcttttttttctttcaaactttttctcacTCTcactttttcaaactttttctcacTCTTACCCTCACTAGATAGAATAGTTTCTCATATATATGGTATTTTATTGATTATCTTCATTACTTCTTCTTTGTTGTTCCAGTCTACTCAGTAACCACCACTGAATTTTCTTACATACACTCGTTCAAAGCAATAAAAGCGTATATAATACGAgcctaagaaaaaaataaatatacaatcTAATCTTTAGGATTTGCATCAAATGctcctatttttattttcttttgatgcaaagtatatatatatataaatacctCTTAATTAATAGAGTGTTGTTAACTTCTATACCCGTATATATATTAAAGTTCACAGTTATTTGCatggaaacaatttttttttttattttgttgcatTAAAAATAATAGTTCTTTGTAttggaaacaagattttttttttcaatgcaagaaaaaccaatttctagtagaataagaccaaaagaaaaaatatgtttccattaaaataaaataatatttttatgaaACCATTATGTCGGTTACGAAACTTCCAAAAAAAACTTTCTTAATACCAACGATCTTGAACTGGACCAAGGATATAAATCgcgagactagtttcttgtagaatttttatcttgaaagatagataacaagtttaattacttgacataattccgattggattatttggatacaactagattgatcttggatattgatttttgagatcatccaagtactctgcttaataaTCAGATTCCGAGACCATGTgtttatatacatactgattgagtagaggttacATATATAAACTCTATATGCACATTCAGTTGGTTTACTTgcgattgtattaggttttgtccataaagGTTGCCGAACGAAAGGTATGAAGAGATCGATGTAATCTGGGTCTAATTGATAGGTTTTGATTGcttctattaattttttttttatttttattatttaactCCCTTtaggaattttgttcttattcttTTAAGGAGGAGCACTAGATTTTGGAGTAGTTCTTATGTGTTACATTAGCTATTTCAAATACTATCATCCtgcatgtttaaagtttatttaattaaattttattttagaaaatgacttgcaatacctaagcttcatggattatatatatgtatttcttATTTTGTAAGATTTATTCTTTGCTATCATATTCTGGTGattagaacatatatctcatattttctcattGGTTAAGCTCTTAATTCTtgcaaaagaggagtaaactattttgagaatggcAGTTTGGATCTATCCACGATTACACTTTTGTGAATAAACTTCTACATGATTCCGTATGATGTTCTATATGGATGGACTTACTTCCTTGATTGTGTCACCGCAAGGGAATAAGTGGTAAACTTTATTCTCTACGTTCGTACATGGCTAGATAAGTTACAATTCTTATGTTGAGACATATCACAATAATCGTTCTCTCGTTCGTAATTGTCATAGAGAATGGTTTTTGTCTATGATTATTTTTCTCACAAAAATCTTGTATCTTCACGTCTCTAACATTAAGATcattatttttaacttctttgttcgtaactggcaaaaagagagaaaaatattggaaTACTTATTTACTTTGTTCGTAACTAGCAAGTAAATTTgtatatacaaggaaaatcattctcttgtgattaaagttaaggtcgctcatgttgttctttcatgaatgacatctaatggaggagatttatttttgaacttttgcttgatggtaatatctttgtggggagagcggatgtggaattgtaggagattCTTGTACCTTTATATCTCTTTGACGCGAACCGAGTTTACTTGGTGAAATCGTCTAAACTAAATGTTGGTATATGTCTTCTAATCTTGAATACTCTTTTGATTAATTCATCTTGATCCCGATttttcacctttgccaattttgttgacaaaaagggggagaattattaagtagttgttgatggtggtttttagttcagggataaaattatgAAACCCTGTATTTATTGTGACGTCATTTCGCAAAGATAcaaagccatttaaaagtgatgagttccTAGGCTTCTTTACTTACATATGCAATTCAGTAtacttatatatgaaatttatcgtgcatgtagcaacaatcccaaatattttatAAATTTTGTTAATCTTCCACCTGCATTATATACTAATGCATGGCATGTCGAATATttattctatgctatgttcctcaGCTGAACTCTTGATATTTACATGATAATTAATTttcgctcgcagctgagtagcatgaatttcctaaAGTGTCAAGATTAAGatgtgcatggaagtactcaatcagaggcacgcaaagttatgATGCTGTATTGTACTCAGTACAATTTGGAGATCAAGAGTTAGTgaatttagatttaagctaacaCTACTAAGCTAAACAGCAGATAATTTCTTCATTAAAGAAACAAGAAGAGGTTCTTATACATTTAAGGGAAGTCAATACCTATTAAAAACGATCGGATAATCGACACATGTCACTATCTGATCGGGCAATGCTAACTACTGAACTGAGCAATGACTAACAAGTTATAAGAGCACACACTTAAATGATAAGGGCAGACCACAGTATGCATCACCAAGCTAAAGGACTATGACATTGCCTACTGCTAGAATTAtcattgtcctcaaggataaaattgCGATAATATGATTTAATGGTGGCAACATCCTCCCAAGTAGCATCCTCTTGAGTTGAATTTTTCCATTGAATGAGCACCTGCTGAACTTGCCTTCTGCCCTGAGAAATGGTTCTGTGATGTAATACTTTGGATGGAACCATAATCGCTTCACCTTCATGATCAACAATTGGCAATGTAGGAAAGGGAATGTGCTTCTTACCAATGTGTTGTTTCAATTGAGACACATGAAACACAAGGTGAATTCTAGCCTAATATGGAAGTTGTAGCTTGTAGGAAACTGGTCCAATTCTTTGTATGATAGGGAAAGGCCCATAAAATTTGGCAGATAGCTTGAAATTCTTCCTTAGTGACACAGATGCTTGCCTATAAGGTTGCAGTTTCAGATACACCAAGTCTCCCACGGAAAAGATCCTGTCTTGTCTGGATTTATCAGCAAAGAACTTCATTCTTGCTTGAGAAGTGTGTAGAGACTCCTTCAAAATATCAATCATTGCTTCTCTGTCTTTGAGATAAGACTCTACAGCAGCTAAAGAAGTGGTGGTTGATGATGGAAAAGCCATGTGTGGAGGAAGGTAACCATATAAGGCCTGGAATGGTGACATTTTTAAACTAGTATGATAACTAGTGTTTTACCACCATTCAGCAAGAGATAACCATTGACACCACTTAGTAAGCTTGTGACCAGTGATGTATCTTAAGTAAGTTTCCAAACAAGAATTGACTCTCTCTGACTGGCCATCAGTTTGAGGGTGATAAGCAGTGCTGAGATTCAAGCTAGTACCCAAAGACTTAAataagtcttgccagaagtgactAGTAAAAACTCTATCTCTGTCAAAAACTATGGAAGAAGGAAGGCCATGCAATTTGAATACCTGATCCAAGAAAACTTTAGCCACAGAAGCAGTTGTATAAGGATGTTGCAAAGCCACGAAATGACTGTACTTGGTGAGTCTGTCAACCACCACTAGGATAATATTTTTCCTGtcaatcaaatccatggtgatgtGCTTCCATGCATGCTCAGGTATAGTTAGAGGTTGTAGTAAACCAGATGGAAAAGAGCATTCACCTTTATTTCTCTGGCAAATGTCATATTCAGTGACAAATAAGATAATCTCCCGCTTCATTTTAGGCCAAAAGAAATGGGACTTTGCCTTGACATAAGTGGCTTGAATGCCAGAATGACCACCAACAACAGATGTGTGAAGAGTATTCAAGATTGCAGTTCTTACCTATTGCTAGCTCCCACATATATTCTATTTTTTTATCTCAGTACTTCAGATTTGTAAGTATAATGGGGAACAGAGTCAGCAGAAATAATTAGTTGAGCAATGAGATGTTGTACCTTGTCATCACCAACATAGCTGAGAAGTAAGTCTTGAACCTAATTTGGCTGAGACATAGTTAAAGCAGAGCAAGTTGCTGCAGGAGCTGGTATTCTAGATAAGGCATCAGCAACTATATTCTCTTTACCCTTCTTGTATTGAATCTCATACTCAAAACCCAACAATTTCATTAACCACTTTTGTTGTAAAACTGTGGTGATTTTTTGTTCCAAAAAGTATTTAATGCTGCGATGATCAGTTTGGATGAAGAATTTGTTACCCAGCAAATAATGCCTCCATTTCTGTACAGCCTTAACTATAGACAAAAATTCTTATTCATAGGTAGACAAGGCTCTATCTCTTGGCCCTAATGGGGAACTGAAAAATGAAATGGGTTTACCTTCTTGAGTTAAGACAACACCAAGACAATGCTCACTGGCATCACTTTCAACAGTGAATGGCTTAGAAAAATCTGGTAATGCAAGCACTGAAGTGGAGGACATGGACAGCTTGAGTTGCTCAAATGCAGAGGTGGCAACTGCATTCCAATTGAAGGAGTTTTTTGTCAAAAGATCAGTAAGAGGCTTGCAAATAGCACCATAGTTCTTCACAAATTTCCTGTAATATCATGTTAAACCCAGAAACCCTCTTAATTCATTGATAAAAGTTGGAATTGGCCAATTTTgcattgctgcaattttgtttGGATAAGCACAAACCCCAGCAGGAGTGATAATGTGTCCCAAGTATTCCAATTGTGATTGACCAAAAGAACACTTTAAAAGTTTAGCATATAACCAGTGTTGTCTGAGTAAGGAAAAAACTATTCTCAAATGCTCAATGTTCTCAGACATGGATGAACTGTAAAccagaatatcatcaaagaatacCAAAACAAACTTCCTCAAGTAAGGAGCAAAGACTTCATTCATAAGTTCCTGAAATGTTGCATGCGCATTGGTTAAACAAAATGACATGACTTTGAACTCATAATGGCCATGATGAGTTCTAAATGCAGTCTTGTAGATATCCATAGGGTTCAGAAGAATTTGATGATAACCTGATCTTAAATCCAATTTAGACAAAAATAGAAATCCTTTTAGCTCATCCAACAATTCATCTACAATTGGAATAGGAAACTTGTCCTTAATAGTGATGCTGCTGAGTcttctataatcaacacaaaatctccatgtattatctttccttttgacAAGAAGAATTGGTGAGGCAAATGGGATGTGACTGTGTTGGATGATCCCAGAAGACAACATTTCTTTCACTAGTTGTTCcacaactcctttttgaatataAGGGCATCTATAAGGCCTTTGGTTTGTAGGTTGAGAGTCTGGGTTTAATGGAATAGAGTGGTCCAAGGTTCTTTGAGGAGGTAATGAAGTAGGCTCATCAAAAATATCCTTATATTCAGATAACAGAGGTAATAAAGGAGCAGGAGTTGGAGGGGGTATATGATTAGTTGTGACTGAAAATAGATGGCCAATGAGGCCATGAGTAGTTTTTTCAATAAATCTCTTAACTGCTGAACCACTCATCATGAGTAGGGAAGGTGAATTTGTAATACCTTGCAATTTAATATGCTTACCATGATGAACAAAAGAAACACTGAGCTTGGAGAAATTAAACACAACATCACCTAGCTTCCTAAGCCAATCAGCACCTAACACCATGTCAAACCCCCCTAGTGGAAGTAACCTGAAGTCCTCATAGAATTGATAACCCTGCATACTCCAAGGAAGTTTAGAACAAATACCAGTACTTACAGTTTTCTCCCCATTGGAAACTGTGACCAACATATGAGCTGTGTGTTCCACTTTGCATTTGAGTTTAGTAGCTAGAAAACAATCTATGAAACTAGTTGTGCTACCCGTATCAATAAGAATAGAGATAGATTGTCTCTTTAGAAGACCAAGAATGCGGATAGTATCACCCGTGGTAGTACCAGTGGAGCATGAAGAGAAATCTCCATGTCAGAATCAACTGATGATTCTACAACTTCTTCGAAAACCTCATCCTCAACCTCTGTGTTATGTGTATCAGAACTTTCAGTTTGCAACATGAACAATTGTTGTCTACCCTTGCACTTATGACCCAATGAATAAaactcatcacaattataacagaTACCTTTTTCCCTGCGAAGGCGCATTTGCTCTTGTGTTAAGCGTTTGATAATAGGAGTGGTTGATGCAGGTTTAAGTGGTGTTGGGGAGTACGACTTTGGAGTTGTAGGGGTAGACCTGGAAGTAGTGTAAGATGTGGAGATTGGTTTGGGAGGAAAAGTGGTGGTAGAGAAAGATTTAGTGTCAGTGAAAGAACTAGATTTGGGTCTAACATTTTTGGAAGCAGCAGAATGACACTTTTGTTCCTCCATTCTTGCTAAGGAGAAGGCTGTGGAAAGAGATTTTGGGTAAAACATAGCTACAGAATTTCCTAATTCTTCCTTCAACCCACTGATGAAACTCATGATAAAATAGTGCTCACTTAGGGAAGGATTGTTAGAAAGTATAAGAGCTTTGAGagactcaaattcttcaaaatatTCCTCTACAGAGTTAATCTGTACTAGATTATTGAAACTCCCAATAAAATTTTCTTCAACAGGGTTCTCAAATATGATACAAATTCCATGAGCAAATTCAAACCAAGTTATACGATTTCGACCAACCTGAAAATTGAGGAACCATTTATCGGCCTTTCCATCAAGATAAATAGCTGCAATATCTACTCGGTGACTCTCAACGATGTTGTGTAACCAAAAGTAACGTTCACATTTCTGGATCCAACCACGAGGATTGTCTCCATCAAATCTCGGAAAATCAAGCTTGGGTACTCGATTAAGTTGATGTTGAGTCCATCCTGGtgaaattgagccaaagagtggAAGATTATCGATCTGAGCACATTTAATGGATCCACCTGAATCCTTTGGTTGAGCCGATTTTGAGGTAGATGGAAGACGTGCGAGTAACTCATCGAGTCGTTGGTTAATCGATTCTTGATTCGAATCAATCTTCTCTTGCTGTAAAAAAAGGTTTCTTCAATAGCAGTAAGTCGATTTTCGGAGCTCAGCTGCTGTCGCTGAGTCAAATCTATAACATCCTTAACAGTTTTTGGATCGGAAGCGCCcattgaaaaaaaattgagtgGCTCTGATGCCAAATGTATTGTACTCAGTACAATCTGGAGATCAAGAGTTAGTgaatttagatttaagctaacaCTACTAAGCTAAACAGCAGATAATTTCTTCATTAAAGAAAAAGGAAGAGGTTCTTACACATTTAAGGGAAGTGAAGACCTATTAACAACGATCGGATAGTCGACACATGTCATTATCTGATCGGGCAATGCTAACTACTGAACTGACCAATGACTAACAAGTTATAAGAGCACACACTTAAATGATAAGGGCAGACCACAGTATGCATCACCAAGCTAAAGGACCATGACATCTGCCCTTtgagataaaaattagtgatttttgtatcaatgcgaaaaattcaccaaaattgattgattttgtggcagcttgcaaaattcaattttttaacctaattttatcaatttgcaaaaattaggtttttgcggcatgcgcaatatctcgaaccctattggtcgagaccaaacctaggaaatctaggaaattgatccatcatggaactagtaggaacaaattgtagatggggaaaaacggttcgctggttttttagggaattgaagagacggacgtgttgtcgagactcctcaaccgagcaaacttctcaacctcacacagatgcactgcaaagggagtgcttcgattcgagagatcaatttgtaggactccggcctaaaccaagtcaatggtcgttccagagtcaattcgatcacaaagaaggagatgggttgatctgtaggagggaaactgagaattatgtgggatcaatgatgatcaaggattgtggatgtgttgaaggtttttgcaagttttctgtgaactgttgagtttaaAGTAAGTTTTGATCGATtaatggaatttctgagagtgatgactcgaaaaaatatttttgtttttcaatcatggatccagagacttatttatattgtcagagtagtaaacacattgatccctgtaagtgtcacggttttttgagtgaaagagtgggaaagtgggggatcgtggtaaaaccagttccatgtcgtgcggagacttggttaactgtccacccactactttgctaacttcttcaaccgtttgcacgacttactcacatttctcatcgtggataaacacacgtgccgtaggccgccagaccaaaaccctaagtaatgtccccccatgtgacgtgattgatgtctcacgaaagaatgtggagtctgcaaggaataCGTATATTTAATTAGtcggttgttgactgattagacaatgagtctaggttttgctGAATtaagcatgattgacgaatgctcagtgattcatggattaatATTACTCATCTGAGCAGATACTGTAAATTTGACGAAGTGTTGAATAGTAAGTAATATTCGGCGGAATACTGAGCAACTGAGAaagcattgctcaattcgacgaattactgaatattgataatatgatcaatattcgagtgaccgagcaagtattgctcgattcgatgaattattgaatattggtaaattactgaatattgataataggataatattcgagcaactgagcaagtattgctcaattcgacgaattgctgaatattgatagttggatcaatattcgagcaactgagcaagtattgctcaattcaacgaattattggtagcgtgacccaatattaatcaaaatattggaagcctaccaaatattatgtaattaatccggatgttgattactggatcaacataaaattattagcgtttgaacttgctcataatgatgattttgtggagcgtttgttcgaaaccctaatttttgatcaattgttcgtcaattgataaattattgaaaataggtcatgagtgagagAGTGACCTACCACATGGGATGAT
Coding sequences within:
- the LOC113273010 gene encoding uncharacterized protein LOC113273010 — translated: MEVESVDARSSSEDRDKENPQGSKPNGSNETLDVDTGNSDPLNVSKTTQQEKIDSNQESINQRLDELLARLPSTSKSAQPKDSGGSIKCAQIDNLPLFGSISPGWTQHQLNRVPKLDFPRFDGDNPRGWIQKCERYFWLHNIVESHRVDIAAIYLDGKADKWFLNFQVGRNRITWFEFAHGICIIFENPVEENFIGSFNNLVQINSVEEYFEEFESLKALILSNNPSLSEHYFIMSFISGLKEELGNSVAMFYPKSLSTAFSLARMEEQKCHSAASKNVRPKSSSFTDTKSFSTTTFPPKPISTSYTTSRSTPTTPKSYSPTPLKPASTTPIIKRLTQEQMRLRREKGICYNCDEFYSLGHKCKGRQQLFMLQTESSDTHNTEVEDEVFEEVVESSVDSDMEISLHAPLGYQFYEDFRLLPLGGFDMVLGADWLRKLGDVVFNFSKLSVSFVHHGKHIKLQGITNSPSLLMMSGSAVKRFIEKTTHGLIGHLFSVTTNHIPPPTPAPLLPLLSEYKDIFDEPTSLPPQRTLDHSIPLNPDSQPTNQRPYRCPYIQKGVVEQLVKEMLSSGIIQHSHIPFASPILLVKRKDNTWRFCVDYRRLSSITIKDKFPIPIVDELLDELKGFLFLSKLDLRSGYHQILLNPMDIYKTAFRTHHGHYEFKVMSFCLTNAHATFQELMNEVFAPYLRKFVLVFFDDILVYSSSMSENIEHLRIVFSLLRQHWKFVKNYGAICKPLTDLLTKNSFNWNAVATSAFEQLKLSMSSTSVLALPDFSKPFTVESDASEHCLGVVLTQEVKAVQKWRHYLLGNKFFIQTDHRSIKYFLEQKITTVLQQKWLMKLLGFEYEIQYKKGKENIVADALSRIPAPAATCSALTMSQPN